The genomic stretch ttttatctTTGATAGCAGGTTTTTTTTCAAATACAATTTCATAATTGAATAGGAATGAAGGCACTATAAAGATCCTCTCCTTTCATTGGCTTCCCTCAGAAATTCCTTATAAATACGCACTCAAAAATTATGTCAGAGGTACCCGCTCATTAAGAACAGTTATAGTATTTATGGTTTATAACCACCCCTTCCCCTTCCACTTATGGAAATGATTTTTTAATCAAGACAGACCATTACTCAATCACAAACCGAGCAAATCACATCGTCAATCTTAGTTCCGTGATATCTTTACAACCGAACTACGAGTTCGtacaccacccaccacccaatTCGAAATTATGAAAACAGAAATTCGAAATTGGAGACAAACAATCGGCAATGTTCCGGGTAttatacgatacgatacgataccaGACATGCGCTATGCGATACGATCCCTCAGGCAAAGTCAACAAATtgtgtttaattttaaaacaaGATAAAGTTTAACGAAAATagcaaaagccaacaatatcgGGGCCAATAAGAAATAACCAATTCGATTGAGAGAAGAGAATTATTGCAAAATGCCAGGAGAGTGGCAGTGGAGCGGAGGAGCAGTGTTGAGGTGGagaaaaaattgcattaagtCGGTGCCACCTTTGATGTGGCCTGTGGTATAACGACTCTCGGCAATTGGTTGCTGACATGCAAAGAACATAATTTCCAGCCAAACGGAATTGATAACCAATCTCCTTCGTGTGGCACTTTTCAGCGAGCCAATTTGCGGCACACTGACAACTCAATTGATTTGTTTACAAGTGCCATTAATGTATAGTTagaccccagccccagccccttcTCTATGGTATGTAAATGGTACCCCGCCTCTCCTAGTATTTCCATAAACTTGCTGCACTTTTTTCCGTGCCGTATCTTATCTGCAGGCCTGGGAGGAGCACAGTACAGCCCCTCTTCGGGGCATTTGATCGTCATCGTAGTTCGTATTTTTTTCGATGTAgtttaattttccatttcctttgaTTTTGTCGCCCTCTGGCTACGGCCACGGTCTTCAGTTCTCCTTATCTCATTCGACTTCAATTTGTTTCCAATTTACAACAATTTCGTTTCAGGTCGCATTCTGTAAATATGCTTTGTCACTTTACCTATTTTCTGTTTGCATAATGCAcggtttttatttgtttattgtactctttttttttatcgatgtGATGTGTACTTTGGTTGGTGCTGCGGTAAATACGGGTAGTATgggaatatttttaaattttaaatattccaCGAAAGAATCTGTCATCTTTTTTTGGTGGGGTCTACAGGGAATGCTATGTAGATTTTTATGATTTGAAAATGGTAATCTTGGAAGAAGAAACACGATAGATTTAGTACAGCCAAACATAGCCCTGTTTAAGTTAAATATTCCGGTAttggaaacaaaaataaatgtataataaatttttgttattttatttattattaatctaaatacaaaatataataaataacaataatttaattatttaaattaatttaaatgattattatttttatagtatttattattatattaattatatatttaattattatatatataaattatttaattactttaattttataatataaacataatataataattaattattcaaAGAATAtcttaaaataataattttttaggaaatatatataatttcagatctgaaatatatttattttaaatctgaaatatatttaaattaattatttccaCTCTTGGAGCAAATCCGTTAATTCTCAGTATAAATATTCAATTCTTATAGAATTCTTTCTGGGTCTTATAATTCATTGAAAGATAAAACACAGTGGAACCCACTTTCATTCAGTTATGAAGGGCTTCTTTGATGAATTGTGTACTCGGGAAATTCCCCATAAAAGGCCCAGCCCTTATCCCCCTTTATCTTTATAGCAAACGGCAATCTAGTTAGTCACTCGGCTTTAGACCAATTAAACAAACATCCGCTGGACTTGCAAACCCCTTCATTGTTTCCACCCACAAAAAGGGCGTTCATTCAGAGGAAAATTCGCGTGAAAATCACGGACTGGTTGGGCCGCGAGACAAAATCAATTACTGCCGTTATCGTGTCACAGACATCCATCGGCGCGGCGATAGAGTTGTGCGCCCCTGTATTTAATAACAGCATTTTAAAAAGCACTTAACAGCAAATTAAGCTTTCAGCAGAAGCTGCCACAAGGCAGGCAGGAGAGGTATCtccaaaagaagaagaagaagacacatttttaattatcaACCATTtacaggaggcaggaggcaagaATATATATCGCCAATGGTCCATGGGTCAATATCATAATctgagacagcagcagcagcaggagaagagccaggaggagcagaaggggAAGGAGGAGCACTCGGAGCAGTCGAAGAAGTTGGTGGAGCAGCAAACAAGTCGCCAGAGGCGGCAAGGAGCACTGGACGTTGTCATAAATCAAAGCGACGCAATTTGCTGCTGACGAACTGcgtgcaacaacagcaacaacagcaacgactATGCCATTACTGCTGGCCACAACACACGGCAACAATTCCCATCATCAACACTTGAGCTCTGTCGAACAGTCAGCGGCAGCCACCATGTTGCTGACGtcccaggcagcagcagcagcaacagcagcagcccactGCCTTGCCACAGCAACATCAGCCACACACTGCAgcctggcagcagcagcagcagcaaatagaacggcaacaacaactacaacagcatcggcatcggcatcggcaacAGCAGGTGTTAATGTTCAAATTACTGGCAAAGGCGTTGCGGCCACAACTCTAGTCAACGATCAACTGCAACTTCCACTTCAAGTTCCACTACAACTCCAGGCGGCTAATTATGCCGCTAACGTTGGCCATTTGAATGGCTTTAACCCTAAAGACAACTGCCCACCAGTTCCACCCACCAAAGAGGAGCAGAACTATGAGGGATTGCTACGCCTGCCGCAGATCCAAGTCAAACAGGAATTCATGGAGTCGCTCCTAGACAGAGCCAGCCACAATCCGAtgagccaacagcagcaggcagcagcagcaggtgagTGTTTTTGGGGGTGCTATATGATCTGGGTAACCGAATATTAAAGATGATTATGAGAGTCTTTTCTAGAAGGAATAAATAGGAGACTTTCCCCTAAAGAGAGACTTTAAAGAATACTTAGATGGTTCTGTCACTAAAGCTTAGAGCTCTCTTTATAAAGAAACTTTATTTCTGGGGATGTGTATGACCAGCTTGACCCTTTTTCCCCTTCCTCCACCCACCAGTCACTCCTTCTAGGACTCCCCTCGAATGCATATGTGTATTTAAAAACCCGTTAAGTGAAAAATGAGGTATTTACAATGTGTTAACAAGCACATGGCCATTTTTCATGGCCCCTTAACCCCCcaagaaacccaaaaaacaacCTTGACAGGGcactcccccgccccccaaagGCAGGCGAGCCCGTGCCAAACGCATGCTTAGGAGATTTTCAATTTTGTATGCATCGAAACagatttcattttttattgccagtgccagagccagggtcggggtcggggccAAAAGGTCGTCATCTTGATAGAGAGAAAAGGATGCGACACAAGGGACCCGGGCTAATATTGCAGCAGAGACCCTCCTTGTATCCCTGCCTCCTTGCCTCCTTGCCTTTGGCACAGTCAACGCCTTTACTGCCACGAGTGCGAACATTTATGAAGATTGAAAGGGTTGTCAAACACTTCATCCATCTTAAGGGACAAGGCCACAAGAGGCGCACATCGCACACCGCACACGAGTAAGGGGTGAAGGCGACAAGGAAAAGGGTGCCCCGTCCTGTTGCTCCTGTCTAACCGAAAGAAAAAAGGGGGTTGACACGGGGACAAACATCTTGTTTTCTTTCGATTATTGAAACTGCCATTTTGCCATTTGATGATCTCACTCGGGGGACGCCGAAAACCCGTAAATAGGGCTTATTAGATGGTCCGACCTCATCAGCATTCACCTTCATATGTAAATCCATTTCCTCTGGCCCCAGCTCGGAAATGCTCCCATGACATGCAAAACCAGAAGaagacaaaaaaagaaacccccctaaGTGCCGCAATTATCAAAAATttaaagtaaaacaaaaaacaagaaaaaaactgAACACGCGACCGGAAATTAAACTCAATTTAACCAAAATGAAACTCAACCAAGTTGGGATTTTTGATTAGATTTTCTGTTAGATATTCGTAGAGATACCAAGATCGTTAGCATCTGTAGCGATCCATCACCAATCTCTGCGGCCAGCTTCCACTTACGTTTTGTTTCATAATTTGACATAAATGAGCAAAGCCAAGGCAAACAATGCCATAGCCAGGGTAATTCATCAGGGGAAATGGTACTACAGACTGTACAGACCTACAGATACGTACCTCTGGGCAGCAACTCAAGAAAACAATTACCCAAAAGGCGTCGAAAGTGCAgtagcagccgcagcagtggCCACAtgaaacagacacagaaataAAAACTCAATATGATAACGTAATTTACTTAATTGTCAATTAAAGAATACAATCCACAAATgaaggaaaacgaaaaacgaatgACCTTTCGGTGGAGAATACGATTGAAACCGAAGCTTTTGTACCCTTGTGGGGTTTTTCCTGTAGAAGTACAAGTTTTGGATGGTATTTTTATGGGAAATTCGTAGCTGAATATGGCTATAAGGACTATCACAAGACTAGACTATTGCGGACTTCAAGAATACAGGGTATAACCCTGAACAAATTCCCTTGGTTGACTCTTCCACCTCGTGCCggcttctccctctctcccagtgtgtcTTAGCAGTTAAGGGTGGGTTTGCATGTCCGAAAGGTATTCAAAGAGTGcttagctctctctctctctcgcttcctTCAAGGCTAGCTCTCTCCCTGTAGGACTCGTACTTTATTTAAATATCTCTCTCGATTTTGGGTCTTCGTCCACACATTTACTCGTATCGACGCGAGCAAGCGAGAGAAGCAAGTGAGCCGAGGGTTGGGCGCACGAGTGAAGCGAGTGAGCAGGGCGCACTAACCCCTAATGTTAAATATTCTTGGAATCTAGTCAAAAATTAGAATTTAATATTTGCTGAAAGCAGctaaaaatgtattcttttCCAGAATATATACCCCCCGATTCCCTTCAGATCAAGATATTAGGAAGTAATTATTTTCCACTTGTTAGACAAAaccccccaccctcccccaATGAAAAAGGGTATTCAAAACCAAGTGCAGTTCGTGCAGCAAGTGCCGGaaatgcaaagaaaaacaaaacatttgaATGCATCCTCATTCCCATACGTGCCGTACCCTTCCACGCCGTGGAGTACGATCTGTGAGAACAGAAGGCCCGAGACAACAAAAGGGAAATGGCGTTAAGATCTCGAACATTTCATTCAGGGCAGAAAAGCAGAGAAGCGGAGAGGCAGAGAAGCGCAGAGACAGAGGAGAATTTATCTCGCCAATCGAATCTTTAGAGAATCGAGAGAGATGTACTGTCAGTCGTCCATAGAGAAGCGGCAGCGGAATCGGAGATGCTCCTCTAGTAGTTGAATGCAACGCCGCATGAATGAAAATAATTATGATAATTGCAACTGCTGGCGCTCCGCTGATGATGCTGCCACGAGATGGGATGAGATCGAATGGAATGGTTTGGGCATGGGATAGGATGGCATGGGATAAGGGACTGAGGTCCCAACTAATTGTGGGCTCTGTGGCAAACGGGAACCACAAAAGCAATTCGAAGATTATGAACAGGGAAAACCCAATAAATCCATTGTTGCGCTTAATTATTGTcgaaaattcaaattgaaatggtTGAAATACCTGCCAACTCCGATCTTTGATGCTTCTGTCTACCTGTCTCCGGACCTGTTCGAAGGCAGCATCATTTATCTTCGAGAGATGCGCGAAATTTGAATGCTGCTGCACCTGATGGCCCCCTCCGATCTGATCTCTCTATAAATGCTCGATTCTCGATCTTTTGTtgtatacaacaaaaaatgtgtttttcttgtttcttgtgtGGAAATTAGATCCTATTTGGCCCAGCGTGTGATTAGCGCGTCCCTTTGATCCGCGCTGATGGCTGTCGGATGCATTTGATTTATATTCAATCACGGCCCACGAGCAGGTTCTGCTTGCAGCatcaattaaattcaaatcaaacatttatttaaattttatgcaTCGGTTGGTGGTTGATTGAATGGCATTCAAGAAGAACCTCCATTCGTATAATGATTAAATGCATGAGGGAATGGCTCTCAaattacttttatttctttagaTTTCTTGCCTCAACCCTTGCGTATAGCAAACCGGAAAGGCGTCTATTACCCCCGGCCTGTCCCCATCTAGAATTATGCATCATCAATCAATGAATGGTCACGTATGTTAGGACGAAGGCCCCAGCTGACGCCGCCACATCTTCACACCTTCCTTCCACGGCGAAGGTCGCAGGAGTGCCACTTGCAACAGATGCTTTGCGGCACACTAATATCGTTTTAATCGCATCAAATTAAAGGTTCAATGAACAAACAAGACACAAATTCCCAGAGTTTCCTATAGGTAGTACTATAGGTATTCCCTGCTCCGCACTGAACCCCAAGAGAGGGAGAACGAAGATCGATTCTCGTAAACCGTGTAAGGCGGCTAAGAAAATtagatttttaattaaaataatttcgtATGCAATTTAGATAATCGTtggcgaaaaaaaacaaaatacaagcAGAAGCCCCGTcttggcccggcccggccccaGACTCCAGCCGATCCATGCGATCCATATGCGATTTGTTTGCTGCATTTTCGGCGGGGCCTTGCCACATTGCGTTCcggggctgcggctgcggctggggcgtTTACCCTCGACCAAAACCGAAACGGAGGCGGACGCCGGACGCGGCCAAATAAAATGAAGCacattttttatacaaatcgagaggaggcggcagcaacggcagcatcggcagcactGCCAGCAGGTTGCATCAAGATGTGCAAGCActtgccccccaccccccctcccactcgaatggggctgcggctgctgtctgTTCGGCTGCCTCTTCCCCAAAAACCCGAGGGTCAGGCCGCTCACGCACCACAAACAATTgcgaaaaatatttaaattgatcATCTCCATTTAATAAAGCCAAAGGTTCAACCGTTGGCTTGGGTTTTAGAGATGAGTGCGTGATCAAATGGGTTCTAACAGCATCTGCCATTGCCAGATGCGCTCTACAATGGCTTCTGCCATGTAAAATCATTCCCAAAACTAGCCCGGAATGAAGGCAGCTCTTACCAGAAGTTTTTAGGCCTATATCCCAACCTTTTCTGCCACAAACCACTCACGACTCACGCTGCCATGCCCAACCATCGATTCCTGGTGctgcacatatttttgcttCCTGCTAAgcttaagaaaaaaaagaagttcTTAACTTAATTTCGCAACGATTTTCATAATTCACCATGAACACCCGACTTCTGGCCAGCGACTGgcagatctctctctctctctctcggtacCAAGTCCCCTGGAACTGCAACTGTTTTTGGTAGTAGTTCCTACCTGACTGCTGGGGCCATGGCTCGGCCTGGGCTGACGCCCCTTTTGTTCAATTTCTGTGGCGATGGTGGAGAGCcgcatgatgatgatgacgatgatggaGCAGAGAAGCGGGGGTGTGGGGCAAAGGtagagaccgagaccgagactgGGGCTAAGCGGCGGAAGCAGGTCGGGTCGCCGTGGCCTAAAAGGCATTCTGCATGTAATTATGGAAACATGCTTTTGGCAACTTGTTTGTACAATGCCCTAGACTGGCCCTCTCTCTGGATATATGCTTTGAAGGAAGAGAGATTCTATGCAATCCTTGTGCATTATTATGATAATCTCTGTATCGGTTATAGATATCTGGCAGATCTCGGCCCCAACCACTGGCCACATGCTCCGCCAATCACCCACCCAGCTTGTATTttgcccccccctcccccggcTAGTTGATTTTTTATTACACCGTCTACGCCTACGACAAGCCCTGGTCTTGGGATGGTTTACATAAGCGAAATTAATGCGATCGGGCGATCAGGGCGATcgaggagatggagatgaaggAGTGGACCTGTTCGGGAAGATTACAAATGAAGACTAATTTGACTCGGCCATTGTGCAGTGCAAATGCAATTATCAGATAGAGGGCGaacacagagcgagagagagagagtcttgAATTTCCCAGCGATGGGTTGGAAGATTTTGCAATTTGATTTGGCCGCAGAGAGAGACCACCTCCGCGATCCATCGCTGGCTGTGTGATGTAGGTTgcactttgcatttcgagatgcacagaaaacaaaaaaaaaaactattaaattaATGATCTATCTGCAATGCACATGGGGTTGGGCACTGGGTTTTTATGACCTGAAGATTATGGGCCCAGGAGTCAGGATCCCGCTGAGAAGCACACCAGACGGTAGATGGCCCGCAGGATCGCTTACCTGCCTTCGTGCCTGCCTGTTGCTGAGAGCTAATAAGAGACCTGGCGCCGAAAATCCATAACAAATGCACGAAAATCCGTTAGGCCGTCAGGAGGCCTAAGATAAACCCCGCAGATCCTTAAGCAAATACCGGACTGGACTGGGCCGTTCATTTCGTATGCAGGAGGCAGCCTCAAAGCCAACGGTCTTTGGCTTCCTTTTTGACTTTTCCTCTACCGTTTTTCCCTCTGCTGTTCTCCGTATCGGGATCTCTCGAGTGACGACTAATGATAGTCGAAACTGTTATTCTTTCGGGAAAAAAACAGTAACAGGCCAGCAGACTCCTCCGCACTTTCTGCACCTTTTCTGTAGAGTGACTTTCTTCTTGGTTTCCTTTGTTTCGTCTTTTGTTTGCTGGAAAATGCCATTAATTCGTAATGAGAAAGGTGTCATCGCTGCAAAGTCAAAGACAAATATTGCCGAGACCCGCCCACGGGCAACCAGCGATCAataccatcccatcccatcccatcccagccTTGGTGGGAGGTTACTCCTGCAGGTTCTGCAGCAAATCAATTAGTGTTTCTCTTCTATTCGATGGGAATCGGCTGAAGATCAGCTGCTCCAAGTGGTGGGCGTTCATTTGTGCTCCGTGAAATATCGATTTTATCGTAGGAAGAATAACCAGTAAATCGGCAGACGAGAATTAAGACGTTATGGCAATCGAATGATCGAGATACTGGGCTCTAGAAGGCTACAACTTGAAGGAGATGATGAACCCATGATCTTTTGGTGGAATCTAAGCGATTATCCAAGGCTTGGGGTTTCGTTTTTGGCTTCAAATAAACCTGGAAGTTTCTGGAAAGATCTTCAATTTCACTTGAATCTCTGGCACTATGTTCTTCTTTCCATCCCAAATGAAGGAACATACAAATCTGCTGGCTCTTCAAATGAACTCTGAAAGAAAAGacagaagctgaagctggcagggaatgagaaagagagaaggtAGGGCCTTCTCCTTGAAGACTTAGCGAACAATCTCTCTTAGCATCCGAATGATTCATTAAGATCCCCGAAAACCACCTCATTTACACCTCTCTTTCGCTCTAAAAACTCTCTTTATTTCACCAAACGACACACTTTTTGAGCGGATTCATTTCCGCTCCCAACTTGCAGCCGAAGGCCTCACTGAACTCGGGCATATTGCTGAGCGTGCCCTGGACCCGGAACTCGTCGTAGGCATGGACATCGGTCTTCAGTTTCCTAACCCTGGAGCCGCTGTCCTTGCCATTGCACCAGGTCTGGGCGAACTTCACGAAGAACAGCTGTTTGTTGTTCAAGTCGACGCCGCGCAGGGGCCTCTCCAGCCAGGCCTTGTCCCCGGATTTCCTCTTGTAGGCGTAGTAGGCCATGCGGGTGCCGACATTGTCGGCTATGTTGTCGCCGGAGGTGAGACTGCCGTTGGTCTGGACGCCCATGAGGATGAACTTGTTGTACTGCGACTCCAGGCAGCGGTAGCGCTCCTTGAAGTTCCTCAGCGAAGTGGCCGACCACCAGTTGACCCTCTTGCCGTCGTAGTTGTACTGGTAGCAGTACGAGTCGAAGCCGTGGGCCATCTCGTGGCCGATGATGTTGCCAACGCCGGCGTACTTGAGGACGTCGGGGAAGTCCCGGTGGTAGAAGGGCCACTGGGCCATGCCGATGGTGATGAAGGCCAGGTTCAGGAAGTCCGCATAGTAGGCATTCACCGTCCGCGTGGGCATCAGCAGAGGTATGAGAGCCTTGTCCACCGATCGGAGTCGTATGCTGGCCCTGCTGCCCTCGATTGTGCAGAGGTTCTCCCACCAGTTGCCGGTCATGTTGATCTCGCTGTACACGTGATCGAGCACCTCGCGGTGCTGCAGATCGTCGGTGTAGCCCACCAGGATATCCATCGAGGCGAGCTTTGTCTTGGCCTGCGACCGGGTCTCGTCGTCCAGCCAGGTGTGGTGGTCTAGCAGGTCGTAGAAGGTGTCCTTGATGTCCCTGGCCACACCGAGGATGTCTGCACGTCTGTGCTTATCGAACACCTTCCCAATGAACCACGGAAGGATGGCGTAGTTGAAGTAGGTCTCTGTCAGAGAGCGGCACTCGCTCTGAACGCCCCCCGCTTTGGTCTGGGTCTTCCAGAGGGCATAGAACTTCAGCAGGACACGCATCTTCACGTAGGAGCGCAGGGTTTCAAGGGGGGTCTGCTCCAGGAAGTACACCAGATCGTTGACGCCGTCCAGTTGATTGATCACGGGCCAGCTGGAGTCTTGGGTGCCGTTGAAGGCCACATCGAAGAAGCGGGTCCAATTGAGACGATCCTGCTTGTGTTTGCCCAGGAACTCCTTCAGGCTGAGCTTCTCCGTTTCGTTGCGAGTCCTGCCGAGGGCCGTAAGGTTCTTCTCGAAGGCAGAGAGATTGACGTAACTCTCCACGAACTGTTTGGCCTTTTCCAGGTTGGCTTCCCAACCAAAATCCCGTGTCATGTTCTTCAGATGCTCATCGCTGTAGGTCGCCAGGACCTTGACAGGCGGAGACAGCAGCACATCGAACTTCCTGGAGGATGTACTATAGTGGACTTTAAGCGGCAGCAAGGGATAGACGTCGTATTTGGACATGAAGTTGATATAAACCCAGTCCAAAGACTCATTCTTGGCTGAAGCCTGATCCTTGAGGCGATCGTCCTTTTGCTGCTCCAGATGCTGATAGCCCAAGGACATGTTGGCCTTCACCTCCAGGCAGCTGGCAAAGAACTGCTTGGCTTTCACCTCCGCAGATCTGGTGCCGTTTGGGCCCAGTTCCTGGAGCTCCTTTTGGGTGACGTTCTGCAGAAAGCCCAGGACCTGCTCATCGATCTTCGCCTGAACGGCCGACAGGAAGCTCGTGTTCCTGGCCATCTCCGGCACCAGCTCCGACTTCTTCCAGCCTCCGCAGCTGTACTCGTAGAAGTTCTCGCAGGGATCAATGCTGCGATTCATCGCGGACAGCAGAAACTTTCCATACTCCTCTAGGAGCTCCTCGCTGTGGTTACTCTTGTGGGGCAATGAGAATATATCGTCGCTGGCTAACACGCGGCCGACGACCACAGCGAACGGTATTAACGTGGCCAATAGAGCGGGGATCATGGTCCGCTGGGAGCTGTTTTCGATTGTAGTTGCGCAACCGGAGACCGACACAAATGTTCTAAACTTTTTTGGCAACGCGCTCGGGCCATTTATACGGTCTAGAGGGTCGCGGGAGCAGCCAGCCCCACGCCTCAGTGGGTTAGGTAATCCAGcgaacagacaaacagacCACAGAAATCGCATTAGTGGAAACAATTTATTGTTACCCCAGAATCCCCAGACGAATCTCTGGCGAAATCTTGGCATTCTTCAATTAACCGCAATTCTCCAAAGAACCTTCTGCCCAGCACTTTGGCCCCTTATCACTCGCCACGTATCTGGGTATCTGCGTATCTACCGAGAGTACCATCCCGAGAAAGCTCCCCCCCAGctgtcccaaaaaaaaaactgatttAACTATTTTATCGTTCTCCGTCGATcaaaactctctctctctctgtctgtctgtctcttcctctccctctccctttctctgtctctgtctctctctgtgaatGTCACATGTTAATGACCCCGTTCCGAAATAATCACCGCAATTATAATGCAAACATTTCTAAATGGTTTTAACCCTCTCTTCTCTGCCAAccaatttaatatatattttatttggactggattttgtgtttgtttggtgtttggtCTCGTATGAAGTCGTTACATCAGGCATTTGGCCGAGAAAAACTGGTAAAAAAGtagaaaatcaatttcaatatcAAAGTTAATGATGGTCggaaatttaaaataaaagtgTATACTACATATCGTTAAACGAACTTTTGTTATACTTTTAGTTTAATTCTGAATTAATCTATAacttctttgtttattttttttttaattcttaaaatttttaaaaataatttttggattaaatatttCACGTAAGTTATAAtccataaaatataataaatgttttgttattaaatatgtatattaaaaaaataataataataataataataaataataaaaaaatataaaaaatacaaaatgatATAAAGATATAAAATGT from Drosophila pseudoobscura strain MV-25-SWS-2005 chromosome 4, UCI_Dpse_MV25, whole genome shotgun sequence encodes the following:
- the Nepl7 gene encoding endothelin-converting enzyme 2, with the translated sequence MPRFRQRFVWGFWGNNKLFPLMRFLWSVCLFAGLPNPLRRGAGCSRDPLDRINGPSALPKKFRTFVSVSGCATTIENSSQRTMIPALLATLIPFAVVVGRVLASDDIFSLPHKSNHSEELLEEYGKFLLSAMNRSIDPCENFYEYSCGGWKKSELVPEMARNTSFLSAVQAKIDEQVLGFLQNVTQKELQELGPNGTRSAEVKAKQFFASCLEVKANMSLGYQHLEQQKDDRLKDQASAKNESLDWVYINFMSKYDVYPLLPLKVHYSTSSRKFDVLLSPPVKVLATYSDEHLKNMTRDFGWEANLEKAKQFVESYVNLSAFEKNLTALGRTRNETEKLSLKEFLGKHKQDRLNWTRFFDVAFNGTQDSSWPVINQLDGVNDLVYFLEQTPLETLRSYVKMRVLLKFYALWKTQTKAGGVQSECRSLTETYFNYAILPWFIGKVFDKHRRADILGVARDIKDTFYDLLDHHTWLDDETRSQAKTKLASMDILVGYTDDLQHREVLDHVYSEINMTGNWWENLCTIEGSRASIRLRSVDKALIPLLMPTRTVNAYYADFLNLAFITIGMAQWPFYHRDFPDVLKYAGVGNIIGHEMAHGFDSYCYQYNYDGKRVNWWSATSLRNFKERYRCLESQYNKFILMGVQTNGSLTSGDNIADNVGTRMAYYAYKRKSGDKAWLERPLRGVDLNNKQLFFVKFAQTWCNGKDSGSRVRKLKTDVHAYDEFRVQGTLSNMPEFSEAFGCKLGAEMNPLKKCVVW